The following coding sequences are from one Prochlorococcus sp. MIT 0604 window:
- a CDS encoding DUF4336 domain-containing protein, giving the protein MIVVKETLNKKWNWWPLFPLYPYGKKKTILRELIPDQIWSLEQIQGLYYVAVPIRMTVIKVDNGLMLINPLPPTKELINELEKLITIHGNVKTIILPSASGLEHKIGLPALSRIFKNAEIWLCPGQWSFPINLPLDFLGIPSKRSKILFEEGTPHTNSFKWFSLGPLNLGLGRYQEISCYHYSTKTLHVTDAIVGIDSKPPEIFNFDPTPLLFHSRERGDEPLIDSIAQRKKGWRRLVLFSSFLKPGKLNIPTLKEIFKYSFKKDLRNWRSHFGIYPFLWDEDWESSLAEIMGEDIPKIQIAPVLQKLIFPRSKEVLVKWLENIKSLEDMEYLIPAHFTAPIKFKIEDCQKLINEINSPEWNKLPEDNKFLMGLYKKLYELKIIPEEVNL; this is encoded by the coding sequence ATGATAGTGGTGAAAGAAACTTTAAATAAAAAGTGGAATTGGTGGCCATTATTCCCCTTATATCCTTATGGAAAAAAGAAAACAATCTTAAGAGAATTAATTCCTGATCAAATATGGTCTTTGGAACAAATACAGGGACTATATTATGTTGCGGTTCCAATAAGAATGACGGTAATAAAGGTTGATAATGGATTGATGCTAATAAATCCATTGCCACCAACAAAAGAATTAATAAATGAGTTAGAAAAATTAATTACGATACATGGCAACGTAAAAACAATAATTCTACCTAGTGCCTCTGGACTAGAACATAAAATTGGCCTGCCAGCTCTTTCAAGAATTTTTAAAAATGCTGAAATTTGGCTTTGTCCTGGACAATGGAGTTTTCCCATAAATCTACCACTAGATTTTTTAGGAATTCCATCAAAAAGATCAAAAATACTGTTTGAGGAAGGTACTCCACATACAAACTCCTTCAAGTGGTTTTCATTAGGTCCATTGAATTTAGGACTTGGAAGATATCAGGAGATAAGCTGTTACCATTATTCTACGAAAACTCTTCATGTAACTGACGCAATAGTTGGAATAGACTCCAAACCACCTGAGATATTTAATTTTGATCCAACTCCACTTCTTTTTCATTCAAGAGAGAGAGGAGATGAACCTTTGATTGACTCCATCGCACAAAGAAAAAAAGGATGGAGAAGGTTAGTTTTATTTTCATCTTTTTTGAAACCAGGTAAATTAAATATTCCAACTTTAAAAGAAATATTTAAGTATTCATTCAAAAAAGATCTTAGAAATTGGAGATCCCATTTCGGTATTTATCCCTTTTTATGGGACGAAGATTGGGAATCCTCTCTGGCTGAAATAATGGGTGAAGATATTCCTAAGATTCAAATTGCACCAGTTTTACAAAAATTAATTTTTCCGCGATCAAAAGAAGTGTTAGTTAAGTGGTTAGAAAATATAAAGTCTCTAGAAGATATGGAATATTTAATTCCAGCTCATTTTACGGCACCTATTAAATTTAAAATAGAAGATTGTCAAAAACTAATTAATGAAATTAATTCCCCAGAGTGGAACAAACTACCTGAGGATAATAAATTTTTAATGGGTTTATATAAAAAGTTGTATGAACTAAAAATAATTCCTGAAGAAGTTAATCTTTAA
- a CDS encoding DUF760 domain-containing protein: MFNPEFLATENNDPNDENDLIQYLQKQSPEVLQRVAKSASEDIQEIIRHNVQGLLGMLPSDQFDVKITSSKDNIANLLSSAMMTGYFLRQMEQRKELEQTLKNDENMSIEE; encoded by the coding sequence ATGTTTAATCCAGAATTTCTTGCTACTGAAAATAATGATCCAAATGATGAGAATGACTTAATCCAATATTTACAAAAACAATCTCCAGAAGTTTTGCAAAGAGTCGCAAAATCAGCTAGTGAAGATATTCAAGAAATTATCAGACATAATGTTCAAGGTCTTCTTGGAATGCTTCCTTCAGATCAATTTGATGTAAAGATAACATCTTCAAAAGACAACATTGCAAATTTATTATCTTCCGCAATGATGACAGGATATTTCTTAAGACAAATGGAACAAAGAAAAGAACTGGAACAAACTCTTAAAAATGATGAAAACATGTCTATTGAAGAATAA
- the lepB gene encoding signal peptidase I: MSTTQEKRNSILKDLKNLLIWISIALIIRWQVIEPRWIPSGSMLPTLQIQDKILVEKVTPKFTSKSNLSKLKNKIVVFNVPEQLINAGYEADTALIKRVIGIPGDKVEVKDGNLYLNDIAQKNYVFDKNINYSIGPFIVPEESLWVMGDNRNNSMDSHIWGFLPYEKVIGKAIFRYWPFNKIGPIRFPALNNLD, encoded by the coding sequence ATGTCTACAACTCAAGAAAAAAGAAATTCAATACTAAAGGATTTAAAAAATCTTTTAATCTGGATATCTATTGCTTTAATTATACGATGGCAGGTTATAGAGCCAAGATGGATCCCATCCGGTTCAATGCTTCCAACTCTTCAAATACAAGATAAAATTCTTGTTGAGAAAGTAACCCCAAAATTCACATCAAAATCAAATCTTTCAAAATTAAAAAATAAAATAGTTGTTTTTAATGTTCCTGAACAATTAATTAATGCTGGTTATGAAGCAGATACTGCACTAATAAAAAGAGTAATTGGAATACCTGGAGACAAGGTAGAAGTAAAAGACGGTAACCTTTACTTAAATGATATTGCTCAAAAAAATTACGTTTTTGACAAAAACATTAATTATTCTATAGGTCCTTTTATTGTCCCAGAAGAGTCATTATGGGTGATGGGAGATAATAGAAATAATAGTATGGACTCACATATTTGGGGATTTTTACCCTATGAAAAGGTTATTGGTAAAGCTATCTTTAGATATTGGCCGTTTAATAAAATTGGACCTATTCGGTTCCCTGCCCTTAATAATTTAGATTAA